A genomic window from Candidatus Denitrolinea symbiosum includes:
- a CDS encoding 2-amino-4-hydroxy-6-hydroxymethyldihydropteridine diphosphokinase, with product MTHDIYLALGTNLGDRLANLRAALRSLPPDVQPVSVSRVFETPPWGFADQPAFLNMALHARTALEPGSLLRKLKTLEVELGRGETFRWGPRVIDLDILFYDDLVLDTPPLVIPHPRLHERGFVLVPLADIAPDLVHPILGKTVRELLADVDAGEIVLNAEQIETAITPKS from the coding sequence ATGACGCACGACATTTACCTCGCCCTCGGGACCAACCTCGGCGACCGACTCGCCAACCTGCGCGCGGCCCTCCGCTCGCTTCCTCCCGACGTTCAGCCGGTCTCTGTTTCGAGGGTCTTTGAGACTCCCCCCTGGGGCTTCGCCGACCAACCCGCGTTCCTCAACATGGCCCTCCATGCTCGGACGGCGCTCGAGCCAGGATCCCTCCTCCGAAAACTGAAGACGCTCGAAGTCGAGTTGGGACGCGGGGAGACCTTCCGCTGGGGCCCGCGCGTCATTGACCTCGACATCCTCTTCTACGACGATCTCGTCCTCGACACGCCGCCGCTTGTCATCCCGCACCCGCGCCTGCACGAACGCGGCTTCGTCCTCGTCCCGCTCGCGGACATCGCCCCCGACCTCGTACATCCCATCCTCGGCAAGACCGTGCGCGAACTCCTCGCCGATGTGGACGCGGGTGAAATTGTGTTGAACGCCGAGCAAATTGAGACGGCTATCACGCCCAAATCGTGA
- a CDS encoding transcriptional regulator, ArsR family — translation MSPDETPFAEIDRLVHEPARLHILTVLSLIEAADFLFLMRQTGLTKGNLSSHLGKLEAARYVDIEKEFVEKIPHTVVKITSRGREALQTYRQQMTGVLKKLPK, via the coding sequence ATGAGCCCCGATGAGACGCCCTTCGCCGAAATTGACCGCCTCGTCCATGAACCCGCGCGGCTCCACATCCTGACAGTCCTTTCGCTCATCGAGGCCGCGGACTTCCTCTTCCTCATGCGCCAAACGGGACTGACGAAGGGCAATCTCTCCTCGCATCTCGGCAAACTGGAGGCCGCCCGTTACGTGGACATCGAAAAGGAATTCGTTGAAAAGATTCCCCACACGGTCGTCAAGATCACGTCCCGAGGACGCGAGGCCTTGCAGACCTACCGCCAGCAGATGACGGGCGTGCTGAAAAAGTTGCCGAAGTGA
- a CDS encoding glycine C-acetyltransferase gives MSKTDWIQQEIEALQAQGLYNRIRTIESPQGAWLKVDGKRVLNFCSNNYLGLANHPDIVAAAKKSLDALGIGPAAVRSIAGTMTLHVELEKRLAQFKGVEAAITFQSGFTANLATIPALVGKEDVIFSDRLNHASIIDGCRLSGAKIIAYEHNDVKSLEEQIQANLNQYRRALIVTDGVFSMDGDIAPLPDICEVAKKHDILLMVDDAHGEGVLGNGGRGIVDHFGLHGKVDVEIGTMSKAFGVVGGMVAGNKVIVEWLRQRGRPFLFSSAVTVPDAAACLAAIDLLEDSTQLVDKLWDNAKYFKAEMKNLGFDTGVSETPITPIMLGEAKLAQEFSRGLFEEGVFAMALGYPTVPQGKARIRVMISAAHSQDDLDKGLEAFAKVGKRLEVIR, from the coding sequence ATGTCCAAAACCGATTGGATCCAGCAAGAGATCGAAGCCCTGCAAGCGCAGGGACTGTACAACCGCATCCGCACCATCGAGTCGCCGCAGGGCGCGTGGCTCAAAGTGGACGGCAAGCGCGTGCTCAACTTCTGCTCGAACAACTATCTCGGGCTGGCGAACCATCCCGACATCGTGGCCGCCGCGAAGAAGTCGCTGGACGCGCTGGGAATCGGTCCCGCCGCGGTGCGCTCCATCGCGGGGACGATGACCCTGCACGTCGAGTTGGAGAAGCGGCTGGCTCAGTTCAAGGGCGTCGAAGCGGCCATCACCTTCCAAAGCGGATTCACCGCCAACCTCGCCACCATCCCCGCGCTGGTGGGCAAGGAAGACGTCATCTTCTCCGACCGACTCAACCACGCTTCTATCATTGACGGCTGTCGTCTCTCTGGCGCGAAGATCATCGCCTACGAACACAACGATGTGAAGTCGCTCGAGGAACAGATCCAGGCGAACCTGAATCAGTACCGCCGCGCGCTCATTGTCACAGACGGCGTCTTCAGCATGGACGGCGACATCGCCCCGCTGCCCGACATCTGCGAGGTAGCGAAGAAGCACGACATCCTGCTGATGGTGGACGACGCGCACGGCGAGGGCGTGCTGGGTAACGGCGGACGCGGCATCGTGGATCATTTCGGCTTGCACGGTAAAGTGGACGTGGAGATCGGCACGATGTCGAAGGCGTTCGGCGTGGTCGGCGGCATGGTGGCGGGGAACAAGGTCATCGTCGAGTGGCTGCGCCAGCGCGGACGACCGTTCCTGTTCTCCTCCGCGGTCACCGTCCCTGACGCGGCGGCCTGTCTCGCGGCGATTGACCTGCTCGAAGATTCCACGCAACTCGTGGATAAACTCTGGGACAACGCCAAATATTTCAAAGCCGAGATGAAAAATCTGGGGTTCGACACGGGCGTGAGCGAGACTCCCATCACCCCGATCATGCTCGGCGAGGCGAAACTGGCGCAGGAATTCAGCCGCGGGTTGTTCGAGGAAGGCGTGTTTGCGATGGCGTTGGGTTATCCCACCGTGCCGCAGGGCAAAGCGCGCATCCGCGTGATGATCTCCGCCGCGCATTCGCAGGACGACCTAGATAAAGGCCTGGAAGCCTTCGCGAAAGTGGGGAAGAGGCTTGAGGTGATTCGGTAA
- a CDS encoding thioesterase: protein MPAFSPSDPNFESRLRSSAGMQGLLSTLGAELGLVRAGEVHLTAPYDARFSQQDGFLHAGIAAALMDSACGYAAYSLMPAASRVLSVEFKVNLLSPARGQRFRAEGRVVKSGRTLTVCEGKLFSIENDAETLCAIMQATMICIKE, encoded by the coding sequence ATGCCAGCCTTCTCCCCCTCCGATCCCAACTTCGAATCGCGCCTCCGCTCCAGCGCGGGGATGCAGGGACTCCTGTCCACGCTCGGCGCGGAGTTGGGACTGGTCCGCGCAGGCGAAGTCCACCTGACCGCGCCGTACGACGCGCGCTTCTCCCAGCAGGACGGATTCCTGCACGCGGGCATCGCTGCCGCGCTGATGGATTCCGCCTGCGGATACGCGGCTTACTCGTTGATGCCCGCCGCGTCGCGCGTCCTCTCGGTGGAGTTCAAAGTCAATTTGCTTTCTCCTGCCCGAGGTCAACGCTTCCGCGCCGAGGGACGCGTCGTCAAGTCGGGACGGACGCTCACCGTCTGCGAAGGGAAGTTGTTTTCCATCGAAAACGACGCGGAGACTCTCTGCGCCATCATGCAGGCGACGATGATCTGTATAAAAGAGTAA
- a CDS encoding ABC transporter ATP-binding protein yields the protein MSLLTATSLSKSFGAEDIFRGVTFSVPKGARLAIVGPNGCGKTTLLRILVGEEEASSGTVTRARSARIGYLTQEADFQMEGTLWEACLSPFARLIQQQDELHRLESQLTHADAQMMSRYGKLQHDFERRGGYTYVTRIKQTLTGLGFDASDYDMRLDHLSGGQRTRAFLSRLLLSDPDVLLLDEPTNHLDIRAVEWLESYLAQWDGAAVLVSHDRYFLDRAANVILEMRPDGAEVYRGNYTHYLQQREERWNRREEVFNSEKEKLLKDVEYIKKNIAGQNTLQAKGKLKRLTRVVQAIEQVGMDAAVNSNWSQLDIETTTSPFGVEEAERRVRALRLPDNRPPKFHLRLKTASRSGELVLRTKDLRVGYPPDETRGDAGKLLFVAEDITLRRRDCAALIGPNGAGKTTFLKTILGTENFGASRKSSIDLADDADTEKEKPARSESSADKSAFEKIPPLGGEVIMGASLHVGYFAQAHEGLDPRKTLMQEIQSVRPEFLLHEVRDLLGKFLFSGDDAFKLVDMLSGGERGRLALAKLALQQTNFLLLDEPTNHLDIPAQEVLQSVLDNYEGTILLVSHDRYLIDALATQIWEIQIADVPRLVVFNGAYSQMKEEREKQAARLAEHQSSISNRQSPGANERKTKNVKTKEERRKLAQLQELENTIAALEADLANLSTQLESPFVNPKEVAVIGKEYERVQREMDEKLSEWEGLQE from the coding sequence ATGTCCCTCCTCACCGCCACCTCCCTCTCCAAATCCTTCGGCGCGGAAGACATCTTCCGCGGCGTCACATTTTCCGTGCCAAAGGGCGCGCGGCTCGCCATCGTCGGTCCCAACGGCTGCGGCAAGACCACCCTGCTGCGGATCCTCGTCGGGGAGGAGGAAGCCTCCTCGGGGACGGTGACCCGCGCGAGGTCCGCGCGGATCGGGTATCTCACCCAGGAGGCCGACTTCCAAATGGAGGGAACGCTCTGGGAGGCGTGCCTGTCCCCGTTCGCGCGTCTCATCCAACAGCAGGACGAACTCCACCGACTCGAATCGCAACTGACGCACGCCGACGCGCAGATGATGTCGCGCTACGGCAAACTGCAACACGACTTCGAACGGCGCGGCGGATACACGTACGTGACGCGCATCAAGCAGACGCTGACGGGGCTGGGCTTCGACGCCTCGGACTACGACATGCGGCTCGACCACCTTTCGGGCGGACAGCGCACCCGCGCGTTTCTGTCCCGCCTCCTGCTCTCGGACCCCGACGTCCTCCTGCTCGACGAGCCGACCAACCACCTCGACATCCGCGCTGTGGAATGGCTGGAGAGCTATCTCGCGCAGTGGGACGGCGCGGCGGTCCTCGTTTCGCACGACCGATATTTTCTGGACCGCGCCGCCAACGTGATTCTGGAAATGCGTCCCGACGGCGCGGAGGTCTATCGCGGCAACTACACTCATTATTTGCAGCAACGCGAGGAACGTTGGAACCGCCGCGAGGAGGTCTTCAACAGCGAGAAGGAAAAACTGTTGAAGGACGTGGAATACATCAAGAAAAATATCGCGGGTCAGAACACCCTGCAGGCCAAGGGCAAACTCAAACGGCTGACGCGCGTCGTGCAGGCCATCGAACAGGTCGGCATGGACGCGGCGGTGAATTCCAATTGGAGTCAGTTGGACATTGAGACGACGACTTCGCCCTTTGGCGTGGAGGAGGCTGAGCGCCGCGTGCGCGCGTTGCGTCTGCCCGACAACCGTCCGCCGAAATTCCATCTGCGGCTGAAGACGGCTTCCCGTTCGGGTGAGTTGGTCCTGCGCACGAAAGACCTGCGGGTCGGCTATCCACCCGACGAGACGCGCGGCGACGCGGGTAAGCTGCTGTTCGTCGCCGAAGACATCACCCTGCGTCGGCGGGACTGCGCGGCGTTGATCGGTCCCAACGGCGCGGGCAAGACGACGTTCCTGAAAACGATTCTCGGCACGGAGAATTTCGGGGCGAGCAGGAAATCATCCATAGATTTAGCAGATGACGCAGATACGGAAAAAGAAAAACCCGCTCGATCGGAGTCATCTGCGGATAAATCCGCGTTCGAGAAAATCCCTCCGCTCGGCGGCGAGGTCATCATGGGCGCGTCGCTGCACGTCGGCTACTTCGCCCAGGCGCACGAGGGACTCGATCCGCGCAAGACGCTCATGCAAGAGATCCAGTCCGTGCGGCCCGAGTTCCTGCTCCACGAAGTCCGCGATCTGTTGGGCAAGTTCCTGTTCTCAGGCGACGACGCCTTCAAGCTCGTGGACATGCTCTCTGGCGGCGAGCGTGGACGTCTCGCCCTCGCCAAACTCGCGCTGCAACAGACCAACTTCCTCCTGCTCGACGAGCCGACCAACCATCTCGACATCCCCGCGCAGGAGGTGTTGCAGTCCGTGCTGGATAACTACGAGGGGACGATCCTGCTCGTCAGCCATGACCGCTATCTGATCGACGCGCTGGCGACGCAGATCTGGGAGATCCAGATCGCCGACGTCCCGCGGCTGGTCGTGTTCAACGGCGCGTATTCGCAGATGAAGGAGGAACGCGAGAAGCAGGCGGCGCGTCTCGCGGAACATCAATCTTCAATCTCCAATCGCCAATCTCCAGGCGCCAACGAACGCAAAACCAAAAACGTCAAGACCAAAGAAGAACGCCGAAAACTTGCTCAATTGCAGGAACTCGAAAACACCATCGCCGCCC